Within the Nitrospira sp. genome, the region ATGAGGATCATCGTCAGTGACAGCAGTTGTTTGATCGACCTCAGGAAGGCCTCATTGCTCAATGCGTTCTTGAGCCTACCATACGAGATATGTATCCCTAATACACTGTTCGAGGAGGAGTTGCTCAAATTTACCGCCGCTCAGAAGGAAGCCCTGGTCCAGGGTGGGTTAAAAGTGATCGATATACCAGGTCCAGGTGTGCTGCGCGCGCAGGAAGTCATTCGCGCCAAGCCACGCCTCTCCATTCATGACGGGTTTGTCTTTGCACTGGCCGAGAGTCACCAGGAATCCATCTTGGTAACCGGTGACGGCGGTCTCAAGGCACTCGCTATACGACACGGCATTGAAGTTCACGGCCTGCTCTGGGTTGTGGATCAAATTCATATCCATGGGTTTCAAAACGCAACAGCACTGGCGACCACATTGCGCGTACTTGCGGACGATACTTCTGTAAGACTTCCGCGTCGCGAGTTGTTGGCGGCGATCCGGCGCTATGAGAGCAAGGGATAAGAGTTGCTGCAAAAATGAGATTCCTCCCCTCAATTGAGCTGACCCCCAATCCTTGGAAGAGTCAGATTCGACAGGGTAGCTTGCTGCTGTCTGGTTTGCCATTCCTAATCCGGCGAGCGGTTCCCATGCGGTAGGGGTCATTCGCCGATTCTGCCAAAATTATACGCTGACGGTTGAGTAGAGAACCGGGTAATTCGTGTATCGGTCTGATGGTCGGGCTTGACACCTCTATCTGTGGGCCAAATGTAATCTCCGGTCAAACTGATATGGGACCACGCCAGCGGGGACAGGTGAGTGGCCCGTTCTTCTAGAAATCGCAGTTTGAGTGCGTGCAGCTTCTCCACGGCGTGTTCGAGATAGACGGTATTCCACAGCACAATCCCCGCCACCACGAGATTGAGGCCACTGGCCCGATAGCGCTGATCCTCGTAACTGTGTTCACGGACTTCCCCGAGACGATATCCCGCCTCTGCGGGGATAGTACGGTCGAATGAATTGTGGCAAGGTAAGGCCCTACGGGGATCATCCAGGTCGCTGGGGATCGAACTGCGCCGAGGAGGGGCCATGCCACGCAACGATCAAGTCACGCGCCAGTGGCACTTGCTGCAGCGGCTGAGCGGGGCACGTCACGGGCTTACGCTGGCTGAGCTTGTGGACGCGATCCCGCCGGACCTCACCCGGCATCCTCGCACAGTCCGTCGGGATTTGGCCGCCCTCGAAGCCTCGCACTTCCCCCTCCTCACCGACCGGGTGAACGGGGAGGTGCGTTGGCGCTTGCTCGACGGCTTCAAGAATATTCCGAGCCTCCGCCTGTCCCCGCCGGAATTGATGGCCCTGGCCTTCAGCCGGCAGTTGCTGACGCCACTCCAAGGGACGCTCATTGCGGCCTCGCTCAATTCCGCGCTCACGAAGATCACCGCAGCCATCCCGGCGGGGGCCACTGAGTATCTCCTGCGGCTGGACCAGTGGTTTTCCGTCGGGCTAGGTCCGCACAAGACGTACCGCCACCATCGCGAGACGATCGATAGGCTCTCCCAAGCGATCGCTCATCACCATACGGTGCAGATGCGGTATTTCTCGGCAGGACGCCACGCGACCACCCGGCGCGAAGTGGATCCGTACCGGCTGCGATATGTTGACGGCGGGCTCTACCTGATTGCCTATTGCCATTGGCGCAAGGACGTGCGGATGTTTGCGGTGGAGCGGATCAAGTCGCTCACCATGACGGACCATCCCTACCAAATGCCGCTCCACTTTGATCTCGATGCCTATGTCGAAGACACCCTCGTCGTCATGCGGGGAAAGCGGATCACGGTCGAAATCAAGTTCGATAAGGCCACGGCCGCCTGGGCGAAAGACCGCATCTGGCATCCCAGCCAGCAGGCGACGCCGCTTAAGAACGGCCAACTGCTCATGACGCTCTCAGTGGCGGACACGAGAGAACTGCTTGGATGGATCCTCAGCTTTGGCAGTGGGGTTCAAGTCCTGAAGCCTGACCATCTCCGGTATGCCGTTAAAGAGGAAGCCCAAAAGCTCCTGGCCCAGTGACCTCAGATGTCACACCGCGGCTGATGACGCTGGCAGCCTGGTCCGTCTAACTCACAGTGCTGCCAGGGAATTTTGCCAAACCCGCTTTGACCTGCCTTGGGACCTCTCCTGTCCTTACCTCCTCGTAAGATGTGCGCGATCAAGCCCAAGCAGGAGGTGTCCATGACACTCGCGTTGATTCTGCTCCCGGTACTGATGCTAGTGACAAGCGAGGCCCATGCTGAGGATCTGGGCAATTTGAGTGCGAATCCGTTTCTCTTCGAGTCCACGGCCAACTCGCTGGGGCAGGGCAGTCCCTTTGCGCCAAACGGTGTGAACAATCCGTTCAGCCCCTACGGCAGTCCATTCAGTAACCAATCGGCGACCAACCCTTTCGCGACCGACGCGCCCAGGCTCTATGACCAACAGGGAAATTACCGGGGTAAGCTGAGCGCGAGTCCCTTTGATCCAGATTCCACGAGCAACCCGTATGGCCGATACGGTTCACCCCTTTCGCCGGACTCGTTGAACAATCCCTATGGGGCCGGGAGTCCGTTCAGGCCCGATTCCCCGAAGAATCCGTATGGGCAGGGTTGGCGAATTGAAGGGAACTGATCGTGTCGGATGCGGAAGAGAAAACTAGGCGACCGTTCATTCGAGGCGCGATTCTCGGCAGGCTTATCACGGGCGGGCTTACGGTGGCCGGCACCTTCTATGATTTCAAAGGCCAACCGGCGGCACCCCGCGGCAGTGCCCAGCAGTTCGACGACATCCGGCAGCGGCAGCACCAATTGGACATCACGCACATGCGGGAGTAACAGGACCGAGAGGCGCTCGATCGTAGACGTGGTACAAACCCATGCTGAGCAATCCCGCATGCGGTGGAGACGTCAGCGCAACGGCGGTTTGTCGCGAGGATCACGTTCGAGGCTGTCTGGCTAAGGTGCCCAAGATGGACAAGGTCCCGATGAGCGCTTGGAAGGATGACTGCAGCTCGGAAGGCGAAATAGCGAATGACTGCGGTTGTAAACAGAGGTATTCTGCGATGTGAGGCGCGCGGTGCGCAGGATATCCGATGCGCGAAAGGAATGCCGTGGTCGCCGGTTTGTGTCACCGGCGGAATTTGGTAATTGCGTAACGTGAACACGCACTTCTATCTGAACGAGTTCATCACATGAAGGTTGTGTTTGGACTTCAATTAGATGGGGAACATGGCTGGCGGCCGGCCAATCGATTGGGAATGCCAGTCCTTGGCCCGCTCGGGTTCCTGAACCTGCTTGAGACCAGGCTTGGATTGCTGCGAGCGGAATGTAGCCAGGCTCAACGAACAACTCAGTATCGAGAATGTCTCACTCGCGGCGACACCCCCGATCGCTTCTACCATGCCTCGTTTCAGATTGATCCTATCGGAGTCTCTGCAGCACTCCTGTCATGGCGTGATACGTGGCATCTCCATGGATGGACCGGCACGGCGCCTACTGGAGCGGGCAATCGTCTTACCGATCTGGCTGCCGTGGAAGAGACCGCCCATAATCTCCTATTTCCATCGATTGGAGAACGACTGGCTCAAGTGACCGAGTCTCTCTCGAAACAACAAGCGAAGATCGAACACATTGAGTTAGCCGATCCCATCGAGGCATTCCCGAAGCGCTGGCGGGAAGTCCTCGCAAAGTTGCCGGTCCAATCTCGACGAACCTATGAACCTCAAGCGTCCGAACACACCGTTCTGGGGAAGCTTCAACGGGTCCTCACGGTGGCCCATGAGGGCAAGAATCCCAATGGGAAGGTTGCCTGGTCGGACGATGGGAGTCTCTTCGTGGTGCGCGCTGAGACCAGTCTGCTTGCTGCACGGTGGGTCGCTCAAAGACTTGTCGCGCACCAGCAGGAGGTGGCGATTGTCGCCGAGCATGACCGCTCCTTACTGGATGCTACGATAGACGCCACGGATGTAGCCCGGCAGGGATTTCAGGATGCGAGCCCGTTGGCCCCGGCGCTTCAAGTGTTGCCCCTTGCGCTCGCGACAATGTGGGAACCGCTGGATGTCTACGCCCTCCTTGAATTGCTCTCTCACCCCATAGGACCTGTCCCAGGGTATCTCCGAGGGCGATTGGCTGAGGTTCTTGCGGAAAGCCCTGGAATCGGTGGACCGCATTGGCGGGACGCGGTCGAACACCTTGAGCGGCAGTATCCGGATCGTGTTGCGGATATGCGCGAGGCCCTGGCCGTGTGGGTCGAGCACCCTCGGTATCGCCCTGCGGAGGGTGCGCCTTTCGCGATGATCCTCGAGCGCACCCGGCGCGTTCGCGACTACTTTCGGTCCGGCCTGTACGATCAGAACTCTGTTCTCAGTCAGGCGCATGCCAGTGGATACAGGCAAGCTATGGCGGTGGCTGCCGCCCTTGAAGCGTTGGTTGCTCAAGGGGAAACCTCCATCACACCCGTTGCGGTTCAAACACTGGTGGCTCAATGCACAGGGCGCGGCGCACCAAACTTCACGATGGATGCGCAGGTCGGCTGTGTGCCTTCTGTCTTTCACCCTGCCGCAGTGATCGAATCGTTTGATCAGGTGGTGTGGTGGCAGATGGGAGCACCCTCGCTGCCTGACCGCTATCCGTGGAGCCGCAGCGAACTGGACATGCTCTCGCGCACCGGAGTCGAACTGCCGCCTCTTGATACGGTTCTGGCCCATCAAAGCCAGGAGTGGCTTCGTCCCATCCTCAGCGCCCGAAACCAGTTGGTGCTGGTACTGCCTCCTCCCGGTGCGGAATTGCACCCGATTTGGCTCGAAATGCAGGGGCTCATCAGCGATCTCCGGCCGGAACTGCTCGAAGCCCTGATATCTAGTCAGGCAGGAAGAGACCTACAACACGTGGCCCATGCGCCGCTCCCGCAACGGAGGCGATGGTGGCAGCTCCCACGTGAGGTCACCATTGCGCGTCGGGCCAGTGAGTCCTATTCAAGTCTCAACCTATTCCTCAATGCGCCCCACCAATGGGTCTTGAAGTACGCGGCTCGACTCAATCCATCGAATCTTCTTGCCGTGACGGATCGGAATCGGCTCTATGGGAATCTCGCGCATCGAATCGTTGACCGATTCTTTCATGTCGGGAATGCGCATGAGCTGTGTGGGGATGCGCTGGCAGGTTGGTTGTCACAGGAATTCGAGTCTGTTGTGGCGGAGGAGGGTGCGGTCCTCCTGATGCCGGGCCGTCGTATGGATCGAGAGCGACTTCGCGCAGCGTTGGGCCGCGCGCTCGAAGAGATCCAGCGACAATTCTCTGCCGCTGGCATTGTTGAGGTCGAGTCCGAGCGCAGTTTGACCGGCACGTTTGCTGGAGGCAACCTTGAAGGGCACGCCGATCTCGTCGTGCGGAAGCCAGGGGGCGGCCAGGCCATTGTCGATATGAAATGGGCTGGTGCCAATACACACAAGGACCGCCTCGCCAGCAATCGGCATCTGCAGCTGGCGCTCTATGCAGAGCTGTTGCGACAGGAAACAGGAACCTGGCCGGAGGTGGCCTATTTCATCCTTGAGGCGGCACGCCTGCTCGCGCTCGATGCAGCATTCTTTCCGCAGGCACACACGGTGCAATCCAACTCCACAGGGGGCACCCCGTACCTGTGGGAACAACTCGTTGCGACCTGGAGATGGCGCCGTTCCCAAATCGATGCAGGACACATCGAGATTGCCGTTGAACAGATCGCGCTGACCCCGGAATCGGAAGCACCTCCAGGCGCCCTCGTGCCGGAAGCGCTGTCTGAAGAATATGATGAGTTCCGCTGGTTGGTTGGGTGGGAGAACTGACTGATGCCTGGCAGGATCACCTTTGTCAGTGCCGGCGCAGGAAGCGGGAAGACCTACCGGCTGACGCAGATCCTTCATGACAAGCTGAGTTCGGGGCAAGTCTCGCCCAGTGGTGTCATGGCGACGACCTTTACACGGAAGGCGGCCACGGAACTGCGCGAACGAGTCCGGATCGCGCTCCTTGAGAAGGGGGAATTCGCCCTGGCTAATTCCATGGGTCAGGCACGCATCGGCACGGTCAATAGTGTGTGCGGGGGACTGCTGGAGCGATTTGCCTTCGAGGCCGGATTAGCTCCAGTGCAACGTGTGCTTGAGGAGGCCCAAGCTGGCGCACTCGTGCGGGAAGCGCTCGATGCGGTGTCCGACTCCGAGACGGTACAGAAGATCAACTCGCTCGCTCGGAGACTGGGCATAGACAACTGGGATGAGGAACTCACGTCGCTCATTGCCCAGGCCCGCGCAAACGATATCGCACCAGACCGTTGTGCAATCTTTGGTGCCCGCAACGCGATGGATCTGCTCGCGCACTTTCCCGCCCCGAGCGCGGAGGATCTTGATGCGGCGCTTGTTCGAACCATTGAGCGCGTGCTTCCCGACCTCGAACAACGCGCAACCGGCAAAAAGAATACCGCCGAATACATCGCGCTGGCGCGCGACACCATACGTGTTGTGAAAAACGGTCACGCGGTCTGGGCCGATTGGGTCAAACTCTCCAAGAAAGCCCCCGAGGCAGGACTCAAGACACTGGCCCAACCAGTGACGGACATTGCGAGTCAATTTGCCGCCCATCCGCAACTGCGGCAAGAGATTGCGGCGTATCTGGCTGCCATCTTCGCGCTCGGGGCAACGGCGCTGAAGGCCTACGCCCAGAGAAAACGGGAACTGGGGGTCATCGACTTCGTGGATCAGGAGCATCTGTTTCTTGGGTTGCTGGAACACCCCTCCGTGTGTGCCGTGCTTTCTGAGGAGTTGGAACTCCTGCTGGTGGACGAATTTCAGGACACCAGTCCTATTCAACTCGAAATCTTTGTGCGGCTCTCACGCCTTGCGCGGGAAACAGTGTGGGTCGGGGACGTGAAACAGGCGATCTACGGATTTCGGGGCAGTGACGCCGAACTGATGAAAGCCGTCATTGGACATCTGCCCAGTCTCGGAGGCACCAAAGAGATTCTCGGACAATCCCGCCGCTCTCGACCTTCGTTAGTCCGATTGGTGAACGCTGCGTTCAGTGCGGCCTTTTCCCCCGGACTCTCACAGGAAGAAGTAGCGCTCATGCCCGTTCGGGAGGAGCGCGTCCCCGATCCGGCCTTTGCGGTGTGGACACTCAATGGCAAGAACGTAGAGGAAAGAGCGGCCGCCCTCGCCGAAGGCATGAAAGCATTGGTCGCCTCGGGTTATCGCATCGTCGATCCCAAAACAGGCAGTCCCCGAGTCGCGCATTTTGGCGATCTTGCCGTACTCTGCAAGACCAATGATCGCGTACAGACGGTGGCGGAAGCCCTTCGCGCCGCCTCCGTGCCATGGGCCACGCAACAATCCGGACTACTCTCGACCCCTGAGGCCGTACTGGCTCTTGCCTGCCTTAGACGGCTGAATGATCCGAGGGACACCGTGGCCAGTGCTGAGATCCTGTCGCTGGCAGACTGTGAGGAACCGGAGACCTGGCTGGCCGATCGGTTGCGATATCTGGAACACGATGGGGACAAGGCACGGTGGCGGGATGGGGGCAAGGACGGGCATCCGCTGCTGACGAGAATTACAGAGTTGCGTGCGCAGGCACCCTTGCTGTCGCCGTATGCGGCGATGGAGCTGGTCATCACGCAATGTGATCTCGCCGGCAGGGTCCTACGTTGGCGGCGGGACGAACTTGTGGCGAGAGTGCGTCTGGCCAACCTGGAGGCGTTGCGAAATATGGCACGATCCTATGAGGAGACCTGCCTGGCACGACGCGAACCGGCGACCTTGTCCGGCCTGATCCTCTGGTTCGGGGAGCAAGCACAGATGGAACTCGACATCCTCGCCGAGCCACCTGTTGATGCGGTGAAGGTCATGACCCATCATGCGGCCAAAGGTTTGGAGTGGCCGATTGTCATTCTCCTGGATGTGGAGAAAGACATTCGGGATCGGCTGTGGTCGGTGAGTACTCGGTCTGATACAAGCCTTGATGTGGGCGCCCCGCTCAAGGACCGGTGGATCCGCTATTGGCCCTGGCCGTTTGGGGCACAAAAGAAAGTTGAGATAGCCGAGGCGATCGCTCAATCCCCGGACGGGATCCGTCTACGAGCGGAAGCGATGGATGAGGCCAAGCGTCTTCTCTACGTGAGCATGACCCGGGCGCGGGACTTCCTCGTGCTCGGATTTCCGGAAAAGAGAGGAGATTGCGAATGGCTGGGAGCATTGAATGTGCCGTGGCTCGCACCAGAGAGTGCGAGAGACTCGGTTGATCTGCAGGATGGCTCCACGATTCCATTTCAGTACCGGAGTCTTCAGGCTCCTAGTGTGATGACAGCCACGGTGGAACCAGATGTGGCCCTTCGATGGTTTCCCGTTCCTGCCTCGAGCACGGAACGCCTGCCGGCCACCTTTGCCGCGTCGGCTTCCGTCCGTCACCCATGCACAATTGTGGAAACCCTGCCACTTGGAGAACGGCTCAAGCTGAAGGCGGGAATCGACATGACGGCATTGGGCAATGCCATTCATGCTTGCATGGCAACCGCATTCACCGACCCAGACTGCCCAATCGACGAGACTCGGGCAGCACGCATCCTCAATGGTTTTGGCTTATCCGGTGCGGTCGATCCTACCGAGCTTGTGCGGCAGATTGGCGCTATTGATCAGTGGATAACCGCTCGTTGGCCTGATTGTCGCCGACATGCAGAGATGCCCATCGAGTCAATTCTCTCGAACGGTCAAATCATGCAGGGGCGAATCGATCTGTTGCTGGATGGACCAGATGGGTGGGTGGTGTTCGACCATAAGGCCAATCCAGCATCCAGAGACAAATGGAATGAAGTTGCCACCGAACACAGTGGGCAATTGTCCATGTACGCCAATGCACTGGTCCGTACGACCGGACGCTCAGTCAAAGAAGCCTGGATTGTTCTGCCGGTCGCGGCCGGAGCAGTTCGAATATCGATAGGCGAGTGATGTGCAGGAACGTAATCTGAAGGCATGAATATATATAACGGATGCGGTGGAAACATCCGAGCAGCGGAGGTTTGTGTGCAGGAACGGTTGTCGCCCAGTAGGCGCGGGGTTCAAGAGCACCAAGCATCCAATGGCCGTGTGTAACGAAAGTTGACGGGAAAGCGAAATGGCAAGTGACTTCGCTTGCGAATGGAGGTATTCTGCGACGAGGTGATCTTGCAACGATATCAAACAGTTCCATATAGGGGTGACCAGATCTTCCTATCCCATGCCATTGAATCTGGTAGTGCATGTTGACCATAGCTGATTCGATGAAAACGGCCGAACTTACTGAAAGACACTATGGAGCAGAACTCACAGCTGGGTCCTTAAAAGTTCCAGAGAGTCGGATTATTGCAGATCTGCTTCTCCGAGGCGTCGCGCCAGAAGAATGGCAGGAGACACTCTATAAACAGAATGCACTCCAAACCCGTAACCTTGAGACAGCGAGGCGACTGGGCCGACTGATCCGACAAAGACTGGAGTTGATGGATGCCGAGCTCTGGCGGCTTATTCGTGATGGCTCAAAGACCGTGGCTACGCACGCGTGTCTCGCGGCTGCCATTAAGCATAGTGCCTTGCTGGGAGACTTCTTAGATTTGGTCATCAGGGAGCAATACCGACTCTTTGCCTCAACACTCTCACCAACACTCTGGGAAGGGTATCTGAATGACTGTCGAGGCCGTGACTCTCTGATGCCGCTCTGGAACGACTCGACGAGGAGACGCTTGCGATCGACAGTGTACCAAACCCTTGCACAGGCAGGATTTCTAGACGGCACACGAACGCTACGGCTTCAACCAGTCCATATCGCCTCCGAAGTGCTTGGTTATTTGCGGGACCACCATGAAGAGTATGTGCTGCGTTGCATTCAGGTGTCTCCGTGAGTGATCTGCTGACCGACCGGCTTAACAAGATTCTTCCACGGATCATCTCAGATGACTTCCTGAGCGGCAGCGGCATCGGGAACGAGATTTCTTTCTACATTTTTGACTACCCGCCTGAAGAGGAGCTCCGAGTACGAGCTCACCTTCGTTTCTTAGTAGACCACATTCCCAAACAAAAACCAGAGCTTCGTTTCACGCACATCAACCTGTTCGATCTCGTGCTGGACCACCTCAAGCGCCGGAAATTGCTCGAGAAGGCACTACAGATACAACGGGAGAAGGGTGACGAAGCTCTCAAGGCGGCGTTGGCTGGCCCCCTCCATCCTGAGAAGCTCGCATCGATCTTTTGTGAAGTGGCCAGGCCGGATCAGATCAAGCTTGTCCTGGTGTCAGGTGTCGGAAGCGTGTATCCGCTACTCCGAACCAGCGGCTTGCTCAGTAATCTGCAGAATGTGATGGGACCCATTCCTCTCGTGCTGTTTTATCCAGGAAAGTACGATCAACTGACCCTCAGACTATTTGGGAAGCTGAGCCTGTCCGCACACTTTGACGGTGTAGCAAAGAGCAAGAAGCCGGAACATTATTACCGCGCCTTCAGATTAGTGCCCTAACAGAGGCTGACTATGAACATTCAGAATCTCTTCGAGCGAGACCTGTTCCGCTCCATCAACGGAGTCGTCAAGGCGGATCAGTTGGACGAATCGTCCGTCTGGCAGGAGTTGGACGAATTCGTGGTGACAAGAGAGCTCGATCAGCATCTCCGCCGCTTTTTCTCGACGTATGGTGATGCGATCAAGCATCCCCAAGATCCCGATGTCGCAGGGAAGATTGGCGTGTGGGTGTCAGGCTTCTTCGGGTCCGGCAAATCACACTTTATTAAGGTTCTTTCCTACCTTTTGCAGAACAAGACCCATACGCATCAGGGGCAGACTAAGCGGGCGGTCGAGTTCTTCGAGAACAAGTTCAAAGATGCCATGCTGTTTGGTGACATCAAGCGAGCGATTGCCTCGAATACCGATGTCATCCTGTTCAACATTGACAGCAAGGCCGACCACCGCATTGGGCGCGATGCCATTCTTGCCGTGTTTCTCAAAGTACTGAACGAGATGCAAGGCTATTGCGGCGATTATCCTCAGATCGCGCACCTGGAACGCCATTTGGAAGGGAGAGGTAAGCTCACACAGTTCCATGACGTCTTTCGCAAGGCGACGGGTAGCGAGTGGGTGGCAGACCGTGACGCCTACCATTTTCACCGGGACGAAATCGTAAAAGCGCTCGGCGAAACGCTAAAGATGAGCAAAGAGTCGGCGGAGAAGTGGGTCGATGGGGCGGAAGGCAGTTTTGCCTTAACCGTCGAAAACCTCTGTAAATGGGTCAAGGAGTATCTGGACTCGAAGGGAGAAGAGCATCGTCTTATTTTCTTGGTCGATGAAGTGGGGCAGTTCATCGGGACAGATTCCCACCTGATGCTGAATCTTCAGACCATTACCGAAGAGCTGGGAACTATCTGCAAGGGGCGTGCATGGGTCGTTGTCACTTCCCAAGAAGATATTGATGCTGTGCTAGGGGAAATGAAACAGAGCAAGGCCAACGACTTCTCGAAGATTCAGGGACGCTTCCGGACGCGCCTCTCACTCTCAAGTGCCAACGTCGATGAAGTGATCCAGTCTCGCCTTCTGGCTAAACGTGAAGAGGTCAAAAGCGACCTCCAGGAAGTCTTCCGAAAAAAAGGGGACATTCTCAAGAATCAGCTCACGTTCACCAATTGCGGAATGACCTTCAAGAACGTCAAAGATGGCGAGGATTTCGTCCAGAACTATCCATTCGTGCCGTATCAGTTCCAGCTCGTCCAAAAGATTTTCGAGGCGATCCGAAGAGCGGGGGCCACCGGTCTGCACCTATCCCGCGGCGAACGATCAATCCTCGATGCGTTTCAGTCGGCTGGCAAGGAGGTTGCTCTCAAAGAGGTCGGTATCCTAGTCCCTCTCTATCGGTTCTACCCTTCGATCGAAAGCTTTCTTGATACCGTCGTCAAGAAGACCATCGATCAAGCCAAGGACAATCCGAGTCTGGAGCATCCCTTCGATATTAGCCTTCTGCAGGTATTGTTTCTCATCCGCTATGTCGAGGAGATCAAGGGGAACGTCGATAACCTGGTGACCCTGTGCATCGCCGAGATTGATGCTGACCGACTGGCGCTTCGTCGCAAGATCGAAGGGAGCCTTCAGCGTCTCGAAAAGGAAACGCTCATTAATCGAAGTGGTGATCTGTATTTCTTCCTGACCAACGAAGAACGGGACATCAATCGGGAGATCAAGAATGTCGAACTCAGTAGTGGCGAGGAAGCCAAGCTCCTTGGAGAACTCATTTACAACGATGTCTTGAAAGAACAGCGAAAGCATCGCCATGCCGAGAATAAGATGGATTTTGCCTTCAATCGCTTCTGCGATTTGCTTCCGGTTGGAAATCGTCTCGACGGCGTATTACAGCTCTCGGTTATTACGCCACTGAATGATGAATACGGGTTGTACGACAATGCCAAATGCCTTCTGGACAGCTCTACCGAAGGCGGCAGCATTCTGGTCCGCATGGGCAATGACGAGACTCTGGGCCGCGAGCTTCGGACATACCTTCAGACTGAGAAGTATGTTCGCCATAAGAATGATGGCACACTTCCGGAGTCGGCGAAGCGCATTCTCCGCGACATATCCGGAAACAACCAAGACCGCCGAGCCCGTCTAGTCACACTCTTAGGCGAGATGTTCGCCGGAGCCGACTTCTATGCTGCCGGCCAGCCCTTGAAGCTGAAAGCCTCCATGCCATTGGCCGCACTCGACGAGTCGCTGGGGTATCTCGTCAAGAACACCTTCAATAAGATGGGGTACCTGAAGCGGCTGTCTCAGGAGCCATTGAAGGAAATTCAGGCCATCATTCGGAGTAACGACATCGGTCAGCAGACGCTGGTCATGGCAACCGAGGAGGGGAACAAGCAGGCGATAGATGACCTACGCAATTATGTTGCCTTGATGTCATCCAATAATAAGCAGGTCGTACTCCAAGACATGATCGACAAGCGGTACTCCCTGCGTCCGTATGGGTGGCCGGAAGAAGAAGTGGTGATCCTGATAGCCCGTCTCATGGTGCTGGGCGAAATCAGTCTCATGATGGATGGGACACTGGTTCCGCTCGATAAGGCCTACGACGCCATCACGACCCCTGCAAAACGTCGAAAGATCGTGATTCTCAAGCGGCAAACCACCGACCCTAAAGCCATTCAAGACGCCCGCACACTGGGGAAAGAATTGTTTCATGAGATGGGACCTGATGGCGAGGATGCCCTGTTTGCATTCCTGCAGAACAAGCTCAAGAGCTGGCAATCATCCTTGATGACCTACAGGCCGTTGGCGGAAACCGGCGATTACCCCGGAAAAGACCAGATCGCCGACGGGCTCC harbors:
- a CDS encoding Tn3 family transposase, translating into MAPPRRSSIPSDLDDPRRALPCHNSFDRTIPAEAGYRLGEVREHSYEDQRYRASGLNLVVAGIVLWNTVYLEHAVEKLHALKLRFLEERATHLSPLAWSHISLTGDYIWPTDRGVKPDHQTDTRITRFSTQPSAYNFGRIGE
- a CDS encoding WYL domain-containing protein, whose product is MPRNDQVTRQWHLLQRLSGARHGLTLAELVDAIPPDLTRHPRTVRRDLAALEASHFPLLTDRVNGEVRWRLLDGFKNIPSLRLSPPELMALAFSRQLLTPLQGTLIAASLNSALTKITAAIPAGATEYLLRLDQWFSVGLGPHKTYRHHRETIDRLSQAIAHHHTVQMRYFSAGRHATTRREVDPYRLRYVDGGLYLIAYCHWRKDVRMFAVERIKSLTMTDHPYQMPLHFDLDAYVEDTLVVMRGKRITVEIKFDKATAAWAKDRIWHPSQQATPLKNGQLLMTLSVADTRELLGWILSFGSGVQVLKPDHLRYAVKEEAQKLLAQ
- a CDS encoding PD-(D/E)XK nuclease family protein, coding for MKVVFGLQLDGEHGWRPANRLGMPVLGPLGFLNLLETRLGLLRAECSQAQRTTQYRECLTRGDTPDRFYHASFQIDPIGVSAALLSWRDTWHLHGWTGTAPTGAGNRLTDLAAVEETAHNLLFPSIGERLAQVTESLSKQQAKIEHIELADPIEAFPKRWREVLAKLPVQSRRTYEPQASEHTVLGKLQRVLTVAHEGKNPNGKVAWSDDGSLFVVRAETSLLAARWVAQRLVAHQQEVAIVAEHDRSLLDATIDATDVARQGFQDASPLAPALQVLPLALATMWEPLDVYALLELLSHPIGPVPGYLRGRLAEVLAESPGIGGPHWRDAVEHLERQYPDRVADMREALAVWVEHPRYRPAEGAPFAMILERTRRVRDYFRSGLYDQNSVLSQAHASGYRQAMAVAAALEALVAQGETSITPVAVQTLVAQCTGRGAPNFTMDAQVGCVPSVFHPAAVIESFDQVVWWQMGAPSLPDRYPWSRSELDMLSRTGVELPPLDTVLAHQSQEWLRPILSARNQLVLVLPPPGAELHPIWLEMQGLISDLRPELLEALISSQAGRDLQHVAHAPLPQRRRWWQLPREVTIARRASESYSSLNLFLNAPHQWVLKYAARLNPSNLLAVTDRNRLYGNLAHRIVDRFFHVGNAHELCGDALAGWLSQEFESVVAEEGAVLLMPGRRMDRERLRAALGRALEEIQRQFSAAGIVEVESERSLTGTFAGGNLEGHADLVVRKPGGGQAIVDMKWAGANTHKDRLASNRHLQLALYAELLRQETGTWPEVAYFILEAARLLALDAAFFPQAHTVQSNSTGGTPYLWEQLVATWRWRRSQIDAGHIEIAVEQIALTPESEAPPGALVPEALSEEYDEFRWLVGWEN
- a CDS encoding UvrD-helicase domain-containing protein; the protein is MPGRITFVSAGAGSGKTYRLTQILHDKLSSGQVSPSGVMATTFTRKAATELRERVRIALLEKGEFALANSMGQARIGTVNSVCGGLLERFAFEAGLAPVQRVLEEAQAGALVREALDAVSDSETVQKINSLARRLGIDNWDEELTSLIAQARANDIAPDRCAIFGARNAMDLLAHFPAPSAEDLDAALVRTIERVLPDLEQRATGKKNTAEYIALARDTIRVVKNGHAVWADWVKLSKKAPEAGLKTLAQPVTDIASQFAAHPQLRQEIAAYLAAIFALGATALKAYAQRKRELGVIDFVDQEHLFLGLLEHPSVCAVLSEELELLLVDEFQDTSPIQLEIFVRLSRLARETVWVGDVKQAIYGFRGSDAELMKAVIGHLPSLGGTKEILGQSRRSRPSLVRLVNAAFSAAFSPGLSQEEVALMPVREERVPDPAFAVWTLNGKNVEERAAALAEGMKALVASGYRIVDPKTGSPRVAHFGDLAVLCKTNDRVQTVAEALRAASVPWATQQSGLLSTPEAVLALACLRRLNDPRDTVASAEILSLADCEEPETWLADRLRYLEHDGDKARWRDGGKDGHPLLTRITELRAQAPLLSPYAAMELVITQCDLAGRVLRWRRDELVARVRLANLEALRNMARSYEETCLARREPATLSGLILWFGEQAQMELDILAEPPVDAVKVMTHHAAKGLEWPIVILLDVEKDIRDRLWSVSTRSDTSLDVGAPLKDRWIRYWPWPFGAQKKVEIAEAIAQSPDGIRLRAEAMDEAKRLLYVSMTRARDFLVLGFPEKRGDCEWLGALNVPWLAPESARDSVDLQDGSTIPFQYRSLQAPSVMTATVEPDVALRWFPVPASSTERLPATFAASASVRHPCTIVETLPLGERLKLKAGIDMTALGNAIHACMATAFTDPDCPIDETRAARILNGFGLSGAVDPTELVRQIGAIDQWITARWPDCRRHAEMPIESILSNGQIMQGRIDLLLDGPDGWVVFDHKANPASRDKWNEVATEHSGQLSMYANALVRTTGRSVKEAWIVLPVAAGAVRISIGE